Part of the Zingiber officinale cultivar Zhangliang chromosome 8A, Zo_v1.1, whole genome shotgun sequence genome, AATGGTACTTGCCCAACGGCTGTTCGATACATTGCCTAGAAGAGATAGTgtctcttggaattcactcatCTCTGGGTATTTTCAAGTTGGTCTCTGTTGTAAATCCTTGGATGTGTTTTGTAAGGCAAGAGGTACAGGAGCAAAGCTGGATCGTTTCACCTATGCCAGTGCACTAAATGTGTGTTCTAGAACTGAGGATTTGAAGACAGGGAAAGTGATTCACGCGATGATTCTAGTCAATGGATCCCGACATGTTTTCTTGACTAACTCACTCATTGACATGTACTCAAAATGTGGCAAAATTGGTGAAGCGAGGCTGGTTTTTGCTAGTTCAACTGAAGTGGATGATGTTTCTTGGAATTCTTTGATTTCTTCTTATGTTCGAATTGGTTGGGATGAGGAGACATTGAGGACGTTTGCTCAGATACATCGGTTGGGAATACAGATGAATCCTTTTGCTCTAGGTAGTGTGCTCAAGTCTTGTTCAAACATCAGCAATGCTGTGGAACTTGGGAAGATGATTCATGGATGCATAACTAAAGTTGGTTTGGACTCCAATGTGTTTTTGGGCAGTGCACTCATAGACTTGTATTCAAAGAATGGCTTGTTGGATGAAGCACTTGAGGTGTTTAAGTCATTATCTGATCCTAATGTCGTCGTCTTCAATTCCATGATTGCTGGGTTTTCAAGGTCAGAGATGGATAGAGATAAAGTTGAAGTTGAAGCAGTAAGACTCTTCTCCGAGATGCTGAGGCGAGGAATTAGGCCTTCAAAATTCACATTGTCAGGCATGGTGAAAGCATGTAGCTTAATTGCTGATTTTGAGGTGGGAAGGCAAATACATGGACAGATACTCAAGAACAGTCTCCAATATGATGAGTTCATTGGAAGTGCACTAATTGAGATGTACACTGACTCAGGTTCCATCGAGGATGGATTCAAATGCTTCAATTCTGTACCTAAGCAAGACATTGTCACTTGGACTTCCATGATCTCTGGATGTGTTCGAACTGAACAATTTGAAAGGGCACTGAGATTGTTCCACGACTTGCTGAGCAATGGCATAAAGCCTGATCACTTCACTCTATCATGCTTAATGAGTGTCTGTGCTAATCTAGCAGTGGCAAGGTCCGGTGAGCAAATCCAGTGTTATGCTGTTAAAGCTGGATTCAGTTGGTTCGCCGTCATGAATAACTCCCAGATCTTCATGTATGCTAGATCCGGAAATATTGATGCTGCTAAAACCACATTTCAGGAGATGGAGAATCGCGATGTAGTGTCTTGGTCTGCTATGATTTCGAGTCATGCACAACATGGTTGCGCAACAGATGCCCTGATGCTTTTCAAGGAGATGGAGGACTGCCCAATTGTGCCAAACCATGTCACTTTTCTTGGTGTTCTTTCTGCTTGTAGCCATGGAGGACTGGTCGAAGAGGGTCTTCGATACTACGAAAGCATGAAAATCGATTATAATTTGGATCCAAATGCAAGACACTGCTCTTGTATAGTTGACCTCCTTGGACGGGCAGGAAGATTGGTCGATGCTGAGAAGTTTATCCTGGACTCGGGATTTCATGATGACCACGCATTATGGATGGCTCTTCTAGGTTCATGTCGCATTCACAAGCACATTGCGATGGCAACTAGTGCCGCAAAACGAATAATGGAGCTCGATCCTCATTCCTCTAGCCCATATGTGATACTTTACAATATGTACCTCGATTCTGGGAGGAAATTCTTTGCCATGAAgactcggaatttgatgaaagaAAGAGGTGTGAAGAAGGAACCAGGTCTTAGTTGGATTGAGATTGGCGCATCTGTCCATTCTTTTGTTGCAGGTGATAATTCTCACCCCGAGAGTCCTGCAATATACGAGAAACTAGAAGAAATGCTATCCAAGATCAAGAAGATAGTTCCTAACAACCAGTGTGAAGCCTTTGTGAATCATCACAGCGAGAAGTTGGCAGTAGCATTTGGAATGATGCATCTACCTGCACTGGCACCAATTTGTGTTATGAAAAACTTGAGGGTGTGCATGGACTGCCACACTTCGATGAAGATGTTCTCGATGAGtgaaaagagggagattgttctAAGAGATCCATTCCGGTTTCATCATTTTAGAGATGGTTGCTGTTCTTGTGGGGACTATTGGTGAAGCACAAACAATCAAGTTTTGTAGATATTGTGTACGTATTTGTTCATTTATTTGAGTCAAATTGTTTTAGATGCTAACACTTTGTGAACTGATTAAAAGGAATGTAAATTGGTGAAGAATGCACTAGCCAAGTGCAACAAGTAATTATTTGTTTAGTTAATCATCCCGGAAGAATGCGTTTTAACAATAACAAAAACTCAGGGGTACTTTGAAAAAACTATACGAAGTATATTAGAAATTTCTCTAATTTGTAatggacaaaaattaaaattaaaaggtCATTCTAAACATCTGATCAGATATTTTATATCCAAAATACCTTTTATTCTACTACAAATACTCTCaaataatttaacaatggaatTAGCAATGGAATTATGTTGTTAATTTTATCTCTATTCTTATTTAACCTATTTAATTAGTTACGGAAACTTAATTTGTTACTAAAATAATAACGGAATTAAGTTTTTATCTCTATTTTAGCGATGAAAACTTAATTCTCACTAATTAACTTTCTAATTAAGATTTTCAGTCTCGATTTTTTCTTCCCAACaccctaaaatcttcctcttcttctctccgaTCCTGTTCAATCAACCTCCTCTCTAATCTCCGACACACTCCTCTCCTCTCGATCTTTGGCACTGACACGCATCCTATCGATATGCACGATCCtctccccttccctctcctctcttagCGATGGCTTTGCGGCAGCCTTGCGGCGAGGTCTCACCTTCCCCACAGCCTCGCAGCGAGGTCTCACCTTGGTCACGGCCTCGCAGCAAGGTCTTGCCTTAGTTGCGGTCTCACGGCAAGGTCACAAAGCCGAGCGCGACCTCAGTTGCATGCCCTAGCCTGCTTATAGTGTGCGCGTGCAGCCCTGGCCAAATGGTTGGGCGTGCGTAACCCTTATATTTACTTGGATTAAGAATTTAATGAAGTAGTTAATTATACTTGTGCTTCTTAAAGATGACAGGAGCTAATGCTTTCATTGCGTGTGTAATTTCATGGACTGTTAGTTGTGTTCATGTAAGGTTTTTCAAGTTTATACAAAGGTTGTGTTATTTGAATCTTACTGTCTCGATCAAAAGTTATAAAAATTGGTTTTCCAACATCGTATCGGCTGATTTGAACTCTAGAAAGCATTGCAGTGTTATGTTACTATTGCAATGGATAGTGAATTAACGAAGAAGATGAGTAGACATGGATCAAAAGAACTACCAATTTGAATTGGTCCAAAGTATCAAAGATCAAAGATCAAATCTAATTTATACTTGTTAATTAGCTTGAATTCTAGTAAAGATTCTTTCTTTCTTGGCATTATGTATAAAGTTAACATTTGCTACTTCCAAGAGTTCCTTTAATAAACTAATTATATCTGTTTGGATGATTGGATCTCCCATTGGATTGCCAACCTTTTCTagggatattaaaaaaaaatcaagtgaaAGAGAAAATTCCAACTCTCTAGATACTCGCATTCACTTGTGTTCATGCCTAAACAAGTTGATAAAAATGATCTAGCAAGTGCACCTTCGTTCGCCAATAAGGTGGTCCAAGGATTATTTCCACTATAATACTTCCAATCCACCTCATGATAACACTGTAGCAAATCCACGATAACATTTGGTATAATATCAATTGCTTATCAACTGTATCAAATTTAATAATTACAACTTATTGGTAGCTAGCAGTTTGGTCGTCCACCCACCGCCAACGGCCTCCGAATGACCTCTGGTCTTTTGCCCCGACCCAAATTATAATCGGGATGGAAATGTGAACTCAGAGATGGAACATAGTAAATTGCGGCCGAATTCTAGTCGGAATCTGGCCACAATTGCGGAGCATTTTTTTGGATGTGGACTGTGTGGCAAATTCATAAATATGAGGTTGTCGAGTGCCAAGAAGTTGCAATTATTAAGAAGTTGTAATTATTAAATTTGATACAACTTGTCAATATTTCAATGTTATAGGAAATATAATACCAAATGTTATAGAGAATTTGAGCTATTTTGACATAGCAATCAACATATACAAAGAAAATGACTAATACTAAAACACTCATATTGAAATAACCATAGTTGAGGCAACAAATTGGGTAGAAGAGAATTTACAATAGGCACAAACTCTCAATTATGATAGAGTCTAgtaataaaaacttaaaaactattAATGCTAATGATTCAAATTAGATTGTAATGATGATTAAATTTTAGAACatgtttatttttaaatataaatctcACTAGTTCTATCATATAAGATATTATTATCCTGATTTGATTATTATTTGAAATATGTATatgttataatattattttataaatataacgGTATTTAATGGCCAGATTATGTTAAGGATTGTGAGAGATTAATAAGTATTGatgttattaaaaatttaaattcatctaatcttttatttattatttttataaaaaaatatacattttTACTCCCATAATCATAATATAtctacttaataaaaaaaaaacatcaatatGCTACAACATTATTATAGCAACTAAGGGGCTGTTTGTTTGGGGGGTTTGGAATGAGAATGGAATGAAACTTGTGCTTGGTTTGGGGAAATGATGGTGGAACCCACGGATTCATTCCTCTAAATATAGGAATGGGTCATTCCTGAGTACTATGAGGGGTATGAGAATCATTCCCATTTCATTAATATTTACAATCATTCACATATCCTTTCCCATTCGCTTACCCGAACCAAGTGTCCCCTAAGAGATATCAACATATAATAGCTAAAAGATAATTGCTACAACATATAATAGTTACTTGATGGTTGTTACAATGTTAAATTttaactattttattttaatcaaaattactatatataaaactAGTGCTACATTATAAGCTACTACACAATTAtagttaaattctaaattttaaaatcttaatttctAATTcctaatttttaaattcttaaaacTATTATATCAAAAATACTTTTTACCGACTtcatcaaaattactttaaaataattatatcatCTACCTAAGTAGTTGCTAGAAGCTATTTAGCTACTACACAGTTGTAAAAACTACTTAGTCGTCGTTATAATACTATAATAGTGTTCTATTAGCTATTACACATTGAAATAGCTAATCGT contains:
- the LOC122009822 gene encoding pentatricopeptide repeat-containing protein At3g13880-like; the protein is MRPAHPTHTRLRKVSKHVFFYRLPKQHFNSFPTQQQIPLQPRLSQAMYSDLLLSATQSQSLLHGKEVHSHITKQCFVPCLFLQNTILNMYCKCKEMVLAQRLFDTLPRRDSVSWNSLISGYFQVGLCCKSLDVFCKARGTGAKLDRFTYASALNVCSRTEDLKTGKVIHAMILVNGSRHVFLTNSLIDMYSKCGKIGEARLVFASSTEVDDVSWNSLISSYVRIGWDEETLRTFAQIHRLGIQMNPFALGSVLKSCSNISNAVELGKMIHGCITKVGLDSNVFLGSALIDLYSKNGLLDEALEVFKSLSDPNVVVFNSMIAGFSRSEMDRDKVEVEAVRLFSEMLRRGIRPSKFTLSGMVKACSLIADFEVGRQIHGQILKNSLQYDEFIGSALIEMYTDSGSIEDGFKCFNSVPKQDIVTWTSMISGCVRTEQFERALRLFHDLLSNGIKPDHFTLSCLMSVCANLAVARSGEQIQCYAVKAGFSWFAVMNNSQIFMYARSGNIDAAKTTFQEMENRDVVSWSAMISSHAQHGCATDALMLFKEMEDCPIVPNHVTFLGVLSACSHGGLVEEGLRYYESMKIDYNLDPNARHCSCIVDLLGRAGRLVDAEKFILDSGFHDDHALWMALLGSCRIHKHIAMATSAAKRIMELDPHSSSPYVILYNMYLDSGRKFFAMKTRNLMKERGVKKEPGLSWIEIGASVHSFVAGDNSHPESPAIYEKLEEMLSKIKKIVPNNQCEAFVNHHSEKLAVAFGMMHLPALAPICVMKNLRVCMDCHTSMKMFSMSEKREIVLRDPFRFHHFRDGCCSCGDYW